Part of the Candidatus Abyssobacteria bacterium SURF_5 genome, GCGAGGCTCAGGGAAAAAGAAGATGCCGATTTTGGAACGCAAGCGGGGCGGAATTGTGTTGGGCGTCCTGCTCTTGGACGTTTCCGAGAATGACCTGCAGAAACTCGATGCGTTTGAACAAGTGCCGGAACTACGAGAGCGCGTTTCCATCCGCGTGACGGTCGGCGCGCGCGAGCGGCCGGCTTACACCTTCCTCCTGAAGAGATAGAGGCCGCCATCGGAAATCTTTCAGTTCTCAAAAATCATCCCCCTTTCTTGGCGGCGATGCCTAGCGAAATGACCACTTTAAGTAAAAGATGAGGTAATACTCATTTTTGATTTTTCTCCATCGATTTGCTACCATTGTCTGGAGGTATTATCATTTGAGCGAGTCTAGAATGCGCCGCGGGCCGGGATGATTCGATGCTCAGTGCGAAACTGGATCATAGGCTTGATAAAGTGGTCTTGCCGGTAGTCAGACTGCTTGCTCGAGCGGGCCTCACTCCCAATAATCTCACGATTGCAGGAGCTCTCACGAGCGCCGTCGCCGCGGCTGCATTGCTGTTCGGCCACTTCCGGATCGGTGGAATCCTGATTCTCCTCGGTGGAGTGTTTGACCTCCTGGATGGTGCGCTCGCGCGGGTCGTAGGGCAGCAAACCCGATTTGGAGCGGTTTTGGACTCCACGCTCGATCGATATTCCGACGTCCTTCCCATTCTCGGACTCATGCTGTATTATTCCGGATGGACTGAAACCGGTCCTTTGCGTCTTGGCGGCATGATGTTGTGCGGCGCCGTGATTCTGGGATCGCTTCTTGTGCCGTATGTGCGCGCGCGCGCCGAGCTGATGATCGAGCGATGCGACATCGGAATTGCGGAGCGGGCCGAACGAATTCTGATTTTGTCCGGCGGATTGGTGATAGACGCCGATATCGCGGCATTGTGGATTCTGGCGATCCTGACCCATTTCACCGTGTTCCAGCGGCTCTGGTTCGTTCGCAAGCAGCTCAAACAAGATGAAGAGGCTCACAATCATGTCGAACGACCCAATCAACATAAACTTGCCGCTTCCGATCTTGAAG contains:
- a CDS encoding CDP-alcohol phosphatidyltransferase family protein; the encoded protein is MLSAKLDHRLDKVVLPVVRLLARAGLTPNNLTIAGALTSAVAAAALLFGHFRIGGILILLGGVFDLLDGALARVVGQQTRFGAVLDSTLDRYSDVLPILGLMLYYSGWTETGPLRLGGMMLCGAVILGSLLVPYVRARAELMIERCDIGIAERAERILILSGGLVIDADIAALWILAILTHFTVFQRLWFVRKQLKQDEEAHNHVERPNQHKLAASDLEGKL